From one Peredibacter starrii genomic stretch:
- a CDS encoding phospholipase A, giving the protein MKLMALFLTLLTLGAWAQGEPPKPEELETEKNIESVFGVDQNKKFSFHQPTYFVFGDDDLKLQFSFKYRLARSLDLYFAYSQVMFWDIWKESRPFEDVNYKPELFYRLLETKTGFFQSFDIGWLHTSNGQDKEDSRSLDRVFIRSNIATKFRRHNVGAVIMIYNIYNEDATNEDIVDHYGYWDALFYLSDLVHIEKQRLDLEVRAYAGKKIYDIDQGAYQIGLIYRVGSDNFNPSIYFQRFEGYGENLLGYNKRRTEHRLGLMLYF; this is encoded by the coding sequence ATGAAATTAATGGCCCTTTTTTTAACCCTATTGACCCTTGGAGCTTGGGCCCAGGGTGAGCCCCCCAAACCTGAAGAGTTAGAAACTGAGAAAAACATTGAGTCGGTTTTTGGGGTCGATCAGAATAAAAAGTTTTCCTTCCATCAACCCACCTACTTTGTTTTTGGTGATGATGATTTGAAGCTTCAGTTTAGTTTTAAGTATCGACTGGCGAGGTCTCTTGATCTTTATTTTGCTTACTCACAAGTTATGTTCTGGGACATTTGGAAAGAGTCGAGACCCTTTGAAGATGTGAACTATAAACCGGAACTGTTCTACCGTTTATTGGAAACAAAAACCGGATTCTTTCAGAGTTTTGATATTGGATGGCTTCACACTTCCAATGGCCAGGATAAAGAGGATTCTCGTTCTTTGGACCGAGTTTTTATTCGTTCTAATATTGCCACAAAATTTCGTCGTCATAATGTTGGTGCCGTCATCATGATCTACAATATTTATAATGAAGATGCGACCAATGAAGATATTGTCGATCACTATGGATACTGGGACGCACTCTTTTATCTTTCAGACTTGGTTCATATTGAGAAACAAAGATTGGACCTTGAAGTCAGGGCCTATGCCGGTAAGAAGATCTATGACATTGATCAGGGGGCCTATCAAATTGGACTCATCTATAGAGTAGGAAGTGATAACTTTAATCCCTCCATTTATTTTCAAAGATTCGAAGGATATGGTGAAAATTTACTTGGTTACAACAAGCGACGCACGGAGCATCGACTGGGTCTAATGCTGTACTTCTAA
- a CDS encoding DUF481 domain-containing protein produces MRFFILLALLLSSQAFAQLTNESELAYVQTGGNSDVQTANAKTVNIYTWPSHKFTFGGHYIYGETNNGVSARNWDGNGRVEKSLSEHLSLTLGEVIEGNRFTGIKTRYNSDVGAKYYYIKTDMKTFFSELGYRYTIEDRYAPIENTYDNKGRFYNEWNHKVSATVQYKFWLEYIPNFTDSRDYMVNGEASLTSILNSVFSLKIAYLGMYDNRPAFLGFKNYDYTQTTSIVAKF; encoded by the coding sequence ATGCGTTTTTTCATTCTATTAGCGCTGCTGCTAAGCTCGCAGGCATTCGCGCAACTTACAAATGAATCTGAGCTTGCTTACGTTCAAACTGGTGGTAACTCTGACGTTCAAACTGCCAATGCTAAAACCGTTAACATCTACACCTGGCCATCTCACAAATTCACTTTCGGCGGTCACTACATTTATGGTGAAACCAATAATGGTGTTTCTGCCAGAAACTGGGACGGAAACGGAAGAGTTGAAAAATCTTTAAGTGAGCATTTGTCTCTTACTCTGGGTGAAGTGATTGAAGGAAACAGATTCACAGGCATCAAAACTCGTTACAACTCCGACGTTGGCGCCAAATACTATTACATCAAAACGGACATGAAGACCTTCTTCTCTGAATTGGGTTACCGATATACGATTGAAGATCGTTATGCTCCGATTGAAAACACTTACGATAACAAAGGTCGTTTTTATAACGAATGGAACCACAAGGTCTCGGCCACGGTTCAATACAAGTTCTGGCTTGAATACATTCCAAACTTCACAGACTCTCGCGACTATATGGTCAACGGAGAGGCCTCATTAACTTCAATTCTTAATTCGGTATTTTCTCTGAAGATCGCTTATCTAGGGATGTATGATAATCGTCCGGCGTTTCTTGGATTTAAGAACTACGATTACACTCAGACCACATCTATTGTTGCTAAGTTTTAA